The proteins below come from a single Juglans regia cultivar Chandler chromosome 12, Walnut 2.0, whole genome shotgun sequence genomic window:
- the LOC109013855 gene encoding vacuolar protein sorting-associated protein 24 homolog 1-like isoform X1, with protein sequence MDKLKGMLKPKPSPQEQLRDWQRQLRQECRNIERQIRDVQREEKSVHKAIREAAKRNDMGSAKTLAKEIVMSRKTVNRLHENKAQLNSISMHLGESVAIARTVGHLSKSAEVMKLVNNLMKAPEMALTMQEFSKEIIKAGVIEEFVTDAVDSALDSEDMEEETEEEVDKVLTEIAGETAAQLPEAARKERIVLPAQRASTSQEEEAIAEGADDEEELEELRARLAKVRS encoded by the exons ATGGACAAGCTTAAGGGCATGTTGAAGCCCAAACCGAGCCCGCAAGAGCAACTGAGAGATTGGCAACGACAGCTACGCCAAGAGTGCCGCAATATCGAGCGCCAAATCAGAG ATGTTCAGAGGGAGGAAAAGAGCGTGCATAAAGCAATTAGAGAAGCTGCCAAGAGAAATGACATGGGCTCAGCAAAG ACACTTGCGAAGGAAATTGTGATGTCAAGAAAGACTGTGAATCGCCTTCATGAGAATAAGGCCCAACTGAACTCAATCTCAATGCATCTTGGAGAAAGTGTCG CAATTGCCCGTACTGTGGGTCATTTGTCCAAGAGTGCAGAGGTCATGAAACTTGTGAATAACCTCATGAAAGCTCCGGAAATGGCACTCACAATGCAAGAATTTAGCAAAGAAATTATCAag GCAGGGGTAATTGAAGAATTCGTGACTGATGCTGTTGACTCAGCATTGGATTCGGAAGATATGGAGGAAGAAACTGAAGAAGAAGTTGACAAAGTCCTGACTGAAATAGCTGGTGAGACGGCTGCTCAGCTTCCAGAAGCTGCCAGGAAGGAAAGGATAGTGTTACCTGCCCAGAGAGCTAGCACTTCTCAAGAA GAAGAGGCTATTGCCGAAGGTGCAGACGATGAGGAAGAGCTGGAAGAGTTGAGAGCACGGCTTGCGAAAGTGAGATCGTAG
- the LOC109013855 gene encoding vacuolar protein sorting-associated protein 24 homolog 1-like isoform X2: MGSAKTLAKEIVMSRKTVNRLHENKAQLNSISMHLGESVAIARTVGHLSKSAEVMKLVNNLMKAPEMALTMQEFSKEIIKAGVIEEFVTDAVDSALDSEDMEEETEEEVDKVLTEIAGETAAQLPEAARKERIVLPAQRASTSQEEEAIAEGADDEEELEELRARLAKVRS, from the exons ATGGGCTCAGCAAAG ACACTTGCGAAGGAAATTGTGATGTCAAGAAAGACTGTGAATCGCCTTCATGAGAATAAGGCCCAACTGAACTCAATCTCAATGCATCTTGGAGAAAGTGTCG CAATTGCCCGTACTGTGGGTCATTTGTCCAAGAGTGCAGAGGTCATGAAACTTGTGAATAACCTCATGAAAGCTCCGGAAATGGCACTCACAATGCAAGAATTTAGCAAAGAAATTATCAag GCAGGGGTAATTGAAGAATTCGTGACTGATGCTGTTGACTCAGCATTGGATTCGGAAGATATGGAGGAAGAAACTGAAGAAGAAGTTGACAAAGTCCTGACTGAAATAGCTGGTGAGACGGCTGCTCAGCTTCCAGAAGCTGCCAGGAAGGAAAGGATAGTGTTACCTGCCCAGAGAGCTAGCACTTCTCAAGAA GAAGAGGCTATTGCCGAAGGTGCAGACGATGAGGAAGAGCTGGAAGAGTTGAGAGCACGGCTTGCGAAAGTGAGATCGTAG
- the LOC109013854 gene encoding uncharacterized protein LOC109013854, protein MASSMLGFSLIHSLPSRTLWVTSGFLNHPFLKSHVSTVSSSSSNHINQLKLKQFPLPRASSSEGASSELIEDSKFVPLNADDPIYGPPALLLLGFEVEETVKMQQLLKELDGEFLQVIFCTEDMITSSLWEAMHTRQTHLETVKVAKSLPRICFLSGLSGEEMMMFIDAFPETGLEPAVFAALVPNSADKPLQELIEEIMGDHEMMTANQSRST, encoded by the exons ATGGCATCTTCAATGCTTGGGTTCTCTCTTATTCATTCTCTGCCCTCTCGTACACTTTGGGTCACTTCAGGTTTTTTAAACCACCCTTTCTTAAAGTCGCATGTCTCAACAGTTTCATCTTCATCCTCCAACCACATCAACCAGCTGAAGCTCAAGCAATTTCCACTACCACGAGCATCCTCTTCCGAAG GAGCCTCTAGTGAGTTAATTGAAGATTCGAAATTTGTACCTTTGAATGCTGATGATCCCATATATGGTCCACCT gctttattattattgggcTTTGAAGTGGAGGAAACTGTGAAG ATGCAGCAACTTTTGAAAGAGTTGGATGGCGAATTCCTGCAG GTTATCTTCTGTACTGAAGACATGATTACTAGTTCCTTATGGGAAGCAATGCATACAAGGCAAACTCATTTGGAAACAGTAAAG GTAGCCAAGTCACTACCACGGATCTGCTTCTTATCTGGTCTTAGTGGAGAGGAGATGATGATGTTTATTGATGCTTTTCCTGAAACTG GACTAGAGCCAGCTGTATTTGCAGCTCTTGTTCCCAACAGTGCTGATAAACCACTGCAGGAGTTGATAGAAGAGATTATGGGTGACCATGAAATGATG ACTGCAAATCAATCCAGGTCGACTTAG
- the LOC109013853 gene encoding uncharacterized protein LOC109013853, translating to MHGFSTVDGFVEITECLAEMIKYIANEPSVGLFYVQQHTQNAVPNLITLKNNVVEKSRETTLHTEDLEDSITMVSSMKKCGFPIADEMIRDIKKSLVIISTQPKRGLIHKVSGFQMGRTNSWGPTTWGRSAVYAQEDNERRGSYFSSVFKSAKQKASHFKWPQLDPKESIQTEGEMLLPYPTSTLSVTSATTSSSLLDAEVDSLPLSSQVEDEPLKEEEETNVSVTSRNLLSVPGKFDDFKADKEAKLKEWLEGTDNLNQYRDASNAKGL from the coding sequence ATGCATGGGTTCTCCACTGTTGATGGCTTTGTGGAGATAACGGAATGCTTGGCAGAGATGATTAAATACATTGCAAATGAACCCTCAGTAGGGCTTTTCTATGTTCAGCAGCATACTCAAAATGCAGTGCCCAACCTCATTACTCTCAAGAATAATGTTGTGGAGAAGTCTCGAGAAACAACTTTGCACACTGAAGATCTAGAGGATTCTATCACCATGGTGAGTTCAATGAAAAAATGTGGATTCCCCATTGCCGATGAGATGATTAGAGACATCAAGAAATCTCTAGTGATCATATCTACACAACCAAAAAGAGGGTTAATCCATAAAGTTTCAGGTTTTCAGATGGGAAGAACCAACTCTTGGGGACCAACCACATGGGGCCGTAGTGCAGTTTATGCCCAAGAGGATAACGAAAGAAGAGGTAGTTATTTTTCATCTGTATTTAAGTCAGCAAAACAAAAGGCCAGCCATTTCAAGTGGCCACAACTTGATCCCAAGGAATCAATACAGACTGAGGGTGAGATGCTGCTGCCATATCCTACTTCAACACTGTCAGTGACATCTGCTACTACTAGCTCATCTTTGCTGGATGCGGAAGTAGATAGTCTGCCATTGTCAAGTCAGGTTGAAGATGAACCACtcaaagaggaagaagagacaaATGTCAGTGTAACTAGTCGTAATCTATTGTCAGTGCCTGGAAAATTCGATGACTTCAAGGCTGATAAAGAAGCCAAACTGAAGGAGTGGTTGGAAGGAACTGACAACCTGAATCAATATAGAGACGCCAGTAATGCAAAAGGGCTTTAG